One stretch of Ostrinia nubilalis chromosome 11, ilOstNubi1.1, whole genome shotgun sequence DNA includes these proteins:
- the LOC135075935 gene encoding uncharacterized protein LOC135075935 — translation MPKERRKSRQDDYEDCDDDNITHNPTHMLQMTAELVPRYSGRDNTYPVSRWIEDVESNAEIFGWSSLQQLLVARRSLTDTAQLWLRSERPFKSWDDLKAAISKEFPDTVDIKAIHEQMSARKKRSDETCLDYMLIMKELGKRGKMPDYVAIKYIVDGIVDVETNKIMLYGVTTYNDLKEKLKIYETISRKMQSAVQQRRAVSTSKQQSDRRGSWKIRCYSCGETGHASTDCPHKSKGMKCFKCNQFGHVGSACTSTATANRKTSEEFGKSRQDDHRQKKSAMFAADITRDCGASSGELWNELQDYQHHDKKRTMFTTSNSIEGSAPSGSSTNDDEPKMATFVYDEMSTLSTSQINKTEEKKPVIVLTMNEIQQKALVDSGSDVNIISEDVYIELGKPKCEKDDLVLSGIGQGTVRSLGKCLLNLSHERSSFERGSHRVYTEVQTGTDGGSTTAAQDCA, via the exons ATGCCGAAAGAAAGACGTAAAAGCCGACAAGACGACTATGAAGATTGTGATGACGACAATATCACGCATAACCCGACGCACATGTTGCAAATGACGGCGGAGTTGGTGCCTAGATACAGCGGGAGAGATAATACCTATCCCGTGTCACGCTGGATTGAAGACGTCGAGAGCAACGCGGAAATATTCGGTTGGTCTTCGTTGCAGCAGCTGCTGGTGGCACGAAGGTCACTGACAGACACTGCGCAGCTGTGGCTCAGATCCGAACGTCCGTTTAAGAGCTGGGACGACTTGAAGGCCGCGATATCGAAAGAATTCCCAGACACCGTGGACATCAAAGCCATTCACGAACAAATGAGTGCTAGAAAGAAGCGGTCGGATGAAACATGCCTCGACTATATGCTGATCATGAAGGAGTTAGGCAAGCGTGGCAAGATGCCGGACTACGTTGCGATTAAATACATCGTTGACGGAATCGTGGacgtagaaacaaacaagatcATGCTTTACGGTGTTACAACCTATAACGACTTAAAAGAGAAGCTGAAAATCTATGAAACGATATCAAGAAAAATGCAGAGTGCTGTGCAGCAGAGGCGTGCAGTGAGTACAAGCAAGCAGCAGAGTGATCGACGAGGGTCGTGGAAGATTCGGTGCTATAGCTGTGGAGAGACTGGACATGCATCAACTGATTGCCCGCATAAAAGCAAAGGTATGAAGTGCTTTAAGTGCAACCAATTCGGCCATGTTGGATCGGCTTGCACTTCGACTGCGACGGCGAATCGGAAGACTTCGGAGGAGTTCGGTAAATCTCGGCAAGACGACCACAGACAAAAGAAGAGCGCTATGTTCGCGGCTGACATCACTCGAGACTGCGGCGCCTCCAGCGGTGAGCTATGGAACGAACTACAAGACTACCAACATCATGACAAGAAGCGGACGATGTTCACTacgtcaaactccatagaaggcagcgcccctagcggctccAGTACGAACGACGACGAACCAAAGATGGCGACATTTGTTTACGACGAGATGTCAACATTGTCAACCTCTCAGATCAACAAAACGGAGGAGAAAAAGCCGGTTATTGTGTTGACAATGAATGAAATACAGCAAAAAGCGTTAGTTGACTCCGGCAGCGACGTGAATATCATATCGGAGGACGTTTACATCGAGTTGGGAAAGCCCAAATGTGAGAAAGATGATTTGGTGCTATCTGGAATTGGACAAGGAACAGTGCGTTCGTTGGGAAAGTGTCTCCTAAACCT GTCCCATGAAAGATCCAGCTTTGAGAGAGGAAGTCATCGAGTGTATACAGAAGTACAAACCGGAACAGACGGAGGAAGCACCACTGCAGCTCAAGATTGTGCTTAA